One Narcine bancroftii isolate sNarBan1 chromosome 3, sNarBan1.hap1, whole genome shotgun sequence DNA window includes the following coding sequences:
- the LOC138758841 gene encoding uncharacterized protein isoform X2, with protein MGHTFPLLPPVWMLQPTTIAKGGIRWFCKQWSTTDFGSQMCLWVGWAARMMPECLPTLLCIERQKTKVSKDVDGVEVQRILWVMWHTPYEAS; from the exons aTGGGTCACACATTCCCATTATTGCCCCCAGTGTGGATGCTACAGCCTACTACAATTGCAAAGGGTGGCATTCGGTGGTTCTGCAAGCAGTGGTCGACCACAGATTTTG GttctcagatgtgtttgtgggTTGGCTGGGCTGCACGCATGATGCccgagtgcttgccaactctcctctgtatagaaaggCAGAAGACCAAG gtgtccaaggatgttgATGGAGTGGAGGTCCAGCGCATCTTGTGGGTGATGTGGCATACCCCCTATGAAGCTTCATGA
- the LOC138758841 gene encoding uncharacterized protein isoform X3, with protein MCAGAINGSHIPIIAPSVDATAYYNCKGWHSVVLQAVVDHRFWFSDVFVGWLGCTHDARVLANSPLYRKAEDQGRCPRMLMEWRSSASCG; from the exons atgtgtgctggtgccattaaTGGGTCACACATTCCCATTATTGCCCCCAGTGTGGATGCTACAGCCTACTACAATTGCAAAGGGTGGCATTCGGTGGTTCTGCAAGCAGTGGTCGACCACAGATTTTG GttctcagatgtgtttgtgggTTGGCTGGGCTGCACGCATGATGCccgagtgcttgccaactctcctctgtatagaaaggCAGAAGACCAAGGCAG gtgtccaaggatgttgATGGAGTGGAGGTCCAGCGCATCTTGTGGGTGA
- the LOC138758841 gene encoding putative nuclease HARBI1 isoform X1 yields MCAGAINGSHIPIIAPSVDATAYYNCKGWHSVVLQAVVDHRFWFSDVFVGWLGCTHDARVLANSPLYRKAEDQGRYLFPRDVSKDVDGVEVQRILWVMWHTPYEAS; encoded by the exons atgtgtgctggtgccattaaTGGGTCACACATTCCCATTATTGCCCCCAGTGTGGATGCTACAGCCTACTACAATTGCAAAGGGTGGCATTCGGTGGTTCTGCAAGCAGTGGTCGACCACAGATTTTG GttctcagatgtgtttgtgggTTGGCTGGGCTGCACGCATGATGCccgagtgcttgccaactctcctctgtatagaaaggCAGAAGACCAAGGCAGGTACCTCTTCCCACGTGAC gtgtccaaggatgttgATGGAGTGGAGGTCCAGCGCATCTTGTGGGTGATGTGGCATACCCCCTATGAAGCTTCATGA